Proteins from a genomic interval of Pelagibaculum spongiae:
- a CDS encoding hydrolase, which yields MADGKVFSNGQLLQWLALQQAEMLQRTIELASINSGSFNASGVNQVAELIKSYCQPLDGKIETIETSDLKKWNDQGELQHLTLGNILKITKRPNAPLQIYLGGHLDTVFDKTHHFQNITHVDSNTIQGPGVTDLKGGLMVMLYALIAFEKNIDCKNIGWTILLNPDEEIGSPGSAAYIEKTAKTCDIGLIYEPSFPDGNLAGARKGSGNFTAKVSGRSAHAGREHHLGRNAIRAMADFISQLDDLNGQVPGITINPGVINGGVATNVVPDLCLFQFNIRLEKLQDQQWCQQKIQQLVEQINARDGITLELQGGFTRQPKLITPKNKKLFELAIDCGKSINLNLDYLPTGGCCDGNNLSAVGLPNIDTLGVQGGRIHSDQEYLIINSLHQRAQLSLLILQRLAATADQWNADRQQRCRP from the coding sequence ATGGCAGATGGTAAAGTTTTTTCAAATGGTCAGCTATTGCAATGGCTAGCCTTGCAGCAAGCTGAAATGCTACAACGAACCATTGAATTAGCATCAATTAACTCTGGAAGTTTTAATGCCTCTGGAGTTAACCAAGTCGCCGAATTAATTAAATCCTATTGCCAACCTTTAGATGGCAAAATTGAAACCATTGAAACTTCAGATTTAAAAAAATGGAATGATCAAGGTGAATTGCAACACCTCACATTAGGAAATATTTTAAAAATCACTAAAAGGCCCAACGCGCCGTTGCAAATTTATCTTGGTGGCCACTTAGACACAGTTTTTGATAAAACTCATCACTTTCAGAACATTACTCATGTCGATAGCAATACCATTCAAGGCCCCGGCGTTACCGATTTGAAAGGCGGGCTAATGGTAATGCTTTATGCTTTGATCGCTTTTGAAAAAAACATCGACTGTAAAAATATTGGCTGGACAATTCTACTCAATCCCGATGAAGAAATTGGCTCTCCCGGCTCGGCTGCTTATATCGAAAAAACTGCCAAAACATGTGATATCGGGTTAATTTACGAACCATCATTTCCTGACGGAAATTTAGCAGGTGCCCGAAAAGGAAGCGGCAACTTCACTGCCAAAGTTAGCGGCAGATCAGCCCACGCCGGACGAGAACATCACCTTGGCAGAAATGCAATTCGAGCAATGGCAGATTTCATTAGTCAACTAGATGATTTAAATGGACAGGTGCCCGGAATTACTATCAACCCAGGTGTTATTAATGGCGGCGTAGCAACCAACGTTGTTCCTGACTTATGTTTATTTCAATTTAATATTCGACTAGAAAAACTACAAGACCAGCAATGGTGCCAACAAAAAATTCAACAGTTAGTAGAACAAATCAATGCCAGAGATGGCATTACATTAGAACTACAAGGTGGCTTTACCCGCCAGCCAAAATTGATCACTCCGAAAAATAAAAAGCTATTTGAACTAGCAATTGACTGTGGCAAATCGATTAACTTAAACCTAGATTATTTACCAACTGGTGGCTGCTGTGATGGTAATAATCTGTCTGCCGTTGGCCTACCCAACATAGACACTTTAGGCGTACAGGGCGGTAGAATTCATTCAGATCAAGAATATCTAATAATCAATAGCCTGCACCAACGAGCGCAACTCAGTTTACTAATTTTACAGCGGTTAGCCGCAACAGCCGATCAATGGAACGCCGATAGACAGCAGAGGTGCCGACCATGA